From one Brachypodium distachyon strain Bd21 chromosome 4, Brachypodium_distachyon_v3.0, whole genome shotgun sequence genomic stretch:
- the LOC112272391 gene encoding uncharacterized protein LOC112272391: protein MEQRKQRGRLQRVLMEQKARLYIIRRCVVMLLCWSD, encoded by the coding sequence ATGGAGCAGAGGAAGCAGAGAGGGAGGCTGCAGAGGGTCCTGATGGAGCAGAAAGCCAGGCTCTACATCATCCGCCGCTGCGTCGTCATGCTTCTCTGCTGGAGTGACTGA